In a genomic window of Erigeron canadensis isolate Cc75 chromosome 5, C_canadensis_v1, whole genome shotgun sequence:
- the LOC122601189 gene encoding non-specific lipid-transfer protein 1-like: protein MAGGSSMMVLVILVMAMNNASLLVNAISCQDAIARMLPCQAFLMGVGQISVPCCQSAQSLIKIANTNPQERTMVCQCLKQAATIVGINVARAQQIPQLCHIDLATSPINLNVDCNKLDTPTPQNSPQNEAEKMKPNKIWGPIIAPPPTRLPWDPIVIPTPAYSPQN from the exons ATGGCGGGTGGGTCTTCTATGATGGTGCTAGTTATATTGGTCATGGCTATGAACAATGCAAGTTTGTTAGTGAATGCAATTTCTTGTCAAGATGCCATAGCGCGAATGTTGCCCTGCCAAGCATTCTTGATGGGAGTTGGCCAGATTAGCGTTCCATGTTGCCAGAGTGCTCAAAGTTTGATCAAAATAGCTAACACGAACCCTCAAGAACGAACAATGGTTTGCCAATGCTTAAAGCAAGCTGCAACTATCGTAGGGATAAATGTTGCCCGGGCTCAGCAGATTCCCCAGCTTTGTCATATAGATCTTGCTACTAGTCCAATCAACCTTAACGTCGATTGCAACAA GTTAGACACTCCAACCCCACAAAACTCACCACAGAATGAAGCAGAAAAAATGAAGCCAAATAAAATTTGGGGTCCGATTATTGCTCCACCTCCAACTCGTCTCCCTTGGGATCCCATAGTTATTCCAACTCCGGCTTATTCACCACagaattaa
- the LOC122600338 gene encoding uncharacterized protein LOC122600338: MMKQFQDSNPPPPPQPQQQHPTVCGQCGIEEKKLLHNVRLRGNFRRLCTNCVLRLHPQCFCPSCLGVFEKTPPENAVVCFKCYSSSHPNCVISQPLGGNARGPVPCSVCLNPGSLVLNLNVGNKGRGIDGNAARLLLAAGKIAAMSMSKAEVAAAMEAERRAKEAAFTKKRAREALDHVVKMMVKEKSSGNVAKKKVGVVVKEKVDGSNEVVEALNAVELKESGRAAGVGGINNNNNNTKNKNNSNGKNKDSGVVVMDVDVVNGKVSGVSVVENGSVKMDGSGKVVNDEKVGNGGEEQGLGKVNPMGGSNVVSGPKQVS, from the exons atgatGAAACAATTTCAAGATTcaaacccaccaccaccaccacagccACAACAACAACACCCAACAGTCTGCGGTCAATGTGGAATCGAGGAAAAAAAGCTTCTTCACAATGTCCGTCTACGTGGCAACTTCCGCCGTCTCTGCACCAACTGCGTCCTCCGTCTCCACCCACAATGTTTCTGCCCGTCGTGTCTCGGTGTGTTCGAAAAAACCCCACCAGAAAACGCCGTGGTATGTTTTAAATGCTATTCTTCATCACACCCAAATTGTGTTATTTCACAGCCATTAGGAGGTAATGCACGTGGTCCGGTCCCGTGTTCGGTATGTTTAAACCCCGGGTCACTTGTTCTAAATTTGAATGTTGGGAATAAGGGTAGAGGAATTGATGGAAATGCTGCTAGGTTGTTACTTGCGGCTGGCAAGATAGCTGCGATGTCGATGAGTAAGGCGGAGGTCGCGGCTGCGATGGAGGCGGAGAGGAGGGCGAAGGAGGCGGCGTTTACTAAGAAACGGGCTAGGGAGGCGTTGGATCATGTTGTGAAAATGATGGTTAAGGAGAAGAGTAGTGGAAATGTTGCTAAGAAGAAGGTTGGTGTTGTTGTGAAGGAGAAAGTCGATGGGTCGAATGAGGTTGTGGAAGCGTTGAATGCCGTTGAATTGAAAGAAAGTGGACGGGCGGCGGGTGTTGGTGggattaataataacaataataatactaagAATAAGAATAATAGTAATGGTAAGAATAAAGATAGTGGGGTTGTGGTGATGGATGTGGATGTTGTAAATGGGAAGGTTTCCGGGGTTTCTGTTGTTGAAAATGGGTCGGTGAAGATGGATGGTTCGGGTAAAGTTGTTAATGATGAAAAAGTAGGTAATGGTGGTGAGGAACAGGGGTTAGGGAAGGTTAATCCAATGGGGGGAAGTAATGTTGTGAGCGGCCCGAAGCAG GTGAGTTAA